The following proteins are encoded in a genomic region of Brachypodium distachyon strain Bd21 chromosome 1, Brachypodium_distachyon_v3.0, whole genome shotgun sequence:
- the LOC100841877 gene encoding 26S proteasome non-ATPase regulatory subunit 4 homolog, translating into MVLESTMICIDNSEWMRNGDYAPSRFQAQADAVNLICGAKTQSNPENTVGVMTMAGKGVRVLVTPTSDLGKILACMHGLEVGAEANLAAAIQVAQLALKHRQNKRQQQRIIVFIGSPVKYDKKVLETIGKKLKKNNVALDVVDFGETDDEKPEKLEALISAVNSSDSSHIVHVPPGENALSDVLISTPIFTGEEGGSGFAASAAAAAATGATGYDFGVDPNVDPELALALRLSMEEERARQEAIAKKAAEESSGETKDHASSSNSDSVMAEAEPASNASADDKRDLPKEDEDAQLLQQALAMSMDEGASGAAAVADAAMAEAGADDDELALALQMSVEDTQMSGQSDMTKVFEDRSFVTSILNSLPGVDPNDPSVKDLLASLNGQGEQEEKKDNSDKPNTPEDGKN; encoded by the exons ATGGTGCTCGAG TCAACGATGATCTGCATAGACAACTCGGAGTGGATGCGGAACGGCGACTACGCGCCGTCCCGGTTCCAGGCGCAGGCCGACGCCGTGAACCTCATCTGCGGTGCCAAGACCCAG TCGAACCCGGAGAACACAGTGGGCGTCATGACGATGGCCGGCAAGGGTGTGCGCGTGCTCGTCACGCCCACCAGCGACCTCGGCAAGATCCTCGCCTGTATGCACG GGCTGGAAGTTGGAGCTGAGGCAAACTTGGCTGCAGCCATCCAGGTTGCTCAGCTAGCACTAAAGCATCGCCAGAATAAGAGGCAACAACAGAGGATTATAGTCTTTATTGGAAG CCCTGTGAAATACGACAAGAAAGTTTTGGAGACAATAGGGAAAAAGTTGAAGAAGAACAATGTTGCGCTTGACGTTGTTGATTTTGGTGAAACTGATGATGAAAAGCCAGAGAAACTGGAAGCACTGATCTCTGCTGTGAACAGCAGTGATAGCAGCCATATTGTCCATGTCCCTCCCGGTGAAAATGCCCTTTCTGATGTTCTTATAAG CACTCCTATCTTTACCGGTGAAGAAGGTGGGAGTGGTTTTGCTGCttctgcagcagctgcagcagctacAGGAGCTACTGGATATGATTTTGGTGTGGACCCAAATGTAGATCCAGAGTTGGCACTTGCCCTACGgttgtctatggaagaggagcGAGCAAGGCAAGAGGCTATTGCGAaaaaggctgcagaagaatCTTCTGGTGAAACCAAAGACCATGCCTCGAGCTCAAACAGTGATTCTGTTATGGCTGAAGCAGAACCTGCCTCAAATGCTTCAGCTGATGATAAGAGAGATCTACCAAAG gaagatgaagatgctCAGCTACTACAGCAGGCACTGGCGATGTCAATGGATGAGGGTGCTTCAGGAGCTGCAGCTGTGGCAGATGCTGCTATGGCAGAAGCTGGTGCAGATGATGATGAATTGGCATTAG CCCTTCAAATGTCTGTCGAGGATACCCAGATGTCTGGTCAGTCTGATATGACCAAGGTGTTTGAAGACAGATCATTTGTGACATCCATTCTTAATTCA CTTCCTGGTGTTGACCCCAATGATCCATCTGTGAAAGATCTGCTGGCATCCTTGAATGGCCAAGGGGAG caagaggagaagaaagacAACTCCGACAAGCCGAACACCCCAGAAGACGGGAAAAACTAA
- the LOC100820871 gene encoding cell cycle checkpoint protein RAD17 isoform X2 — MTWARQAGSMHQTKELWVDKYRPHSLAELAVHKKKVEDVKKWLEEKLMAPKGTHGGWSLVLTGQAGVGKSATVKAIAAEIGADMCEWTTPVPTLWAEHMHASSGLQYVSKLEEFENFVEKIRKFSLLFPTTIGSQRKLIIALIDDIPVTSGNASLARLGKCLTSLIQSTQIPTVISLTHYHKSEANDTAMWNSEELESLLQRAGAHKIVFNPVTISSIKKILFRICKQESSSTTEELVHEIATSCGGDIRHAIMSLQYYCLNPRRLNSALATSATLLESTGFGALAQGQDCYSRSSSMPSPCGRDETLTLFHALGKFLHNKRESHGDVNIDLDSFPLKEKLRRNPLKMDVPEMILSQAHGKVRTVADFLHENALDFIDDDAVDDAWVVMSYLSEADCLLAGSPITSARWTVNESNESGSMSQLIAASVAARGVLFGNAHASLSRWHTIRSPKVWQIERTFRSTKDQILNERFDCSSTPGSRNFSEIVNDFRPFERWICPRSYMPRNVSVHHDVDGNNSEEDVIEDC, encoded by the exons ATGACTTGGGCACGTCAG GCAGGGTCTATGCATCAAACGAAAGAGCTATGGGTTGACAAGTACAGACCACACTCACTGGCAGAGCTTGCTGTTCACAAAAAGAAG GTTGAAGATGTAAAGAAATGGTTGGAAGAAAAGCTGATGGCACCGAAG GGAACACATGGAGGATGGAGTCTTGTCCTTACTGGCCAAGCTGGTGTTGGAAAATCT GCAACTGTCAAAGCGATCGCCGCTGAGATAGGAGCCGACATGTGTGAGTGGACAACCCCGGTACCAACGCTATGGGCTGAGCACATGCATGCTAGTTCTG GACTTCAGTATGTATCCAAGTTGGAGGAATTTGAGAACTTTGTTGAGAAGATAAGGAAATTTTCGTTACTTTTTCCGACAACCATCGGATCCCAAAGAAAGCTCATTATTGCTCTGATTGATGACATCCCTGTAACAAGTGGAAATGCTTCTTTAGCAAGATTGGGTAAATGTTTAACAAGCCTAATTCAAAGTACTCAAATACCAACTGTCATTTCACTTACTCACTATCACAAAAGTGAGGCTAATGATACTGCAATGTGGAACTCTGAGGAACTTGAGTCCTTACTTCAACGTGCCGGTGCTCACAAG ATTGTCTTCAATCCGGTAACCATAAGTTCTATCAAGAAAATTCTTTTTAGAATTTGCAAACAAGAAAGTTCTAGCACAACTGAAGAGTTAGTGCATGAAATTGCTACATCTTGTGGAGGTGATATCAGACATGCGATAATGTCTCTTCAATACTATTGTCTTAATCCAAGAAGGCTAAATTCTGCACTGGCAACAAGTGCTACTCTGTTGGAATCAACGGGTTTTGGTGCTCTGGCTCAAGGGCAGGACTGTTACAGTCGCAGCTCGTCAATGCCCTCTCCATGTGGAAGAGATGAGACCCTTACATTATTCCATGCATTAGGGAAGTTTTTGCACAATAAAAGGGAATCACATGGTGATGTCAATATCG ATCTGGACTCGTTTCCTCTCAAAGAAAAGCTAAGAAGAAATCCACTAAAAATGGACGTTCCAGAGATGATTCTTTCTCAAGCACACGGAAAAGTACGGACTGTTGCTGACTTTCTACATGAAAACG CTCTTGATTTCAttgatgatgatgctgttgATGATGCATGGGTTGTTATGTCATATTTGAGTGAAGCAGACTGCCTTCTTGCTGGTAGTCCAATCACATCAGCTCGTTGGACTGTAAATGAATCAAACGAGTCAGGAAGCATGTCACAACTTATTGCTGCATCTGTTGCAGCACGAGGTGTACTTTTTGGGAATGCACATGCATCACTCTCAAG ATGGCATACAATCCGCAGCCCGAAGGTTTGGCAAATTGAGCGTACATTTCGATCCACAAAG GATCAGATTCTTAATGAAAGATTTGATTGTTCAAGTACGCCTGGCTCTCGCAACTTCTCCGAGATAGTCAATGATTTTAGGCCTTTTGAGAGGTGGATCTGCCCTCGCAGTTATATGCCTAGAAACGTTTCCGTGCACCACGATGTGGATGGAAATAACTCCGAAGAAGATGTGATAGAAGATTGCTAA
- the LOC100845228 gene encoding small GTPase LIP1 isoform X2, whose amino-acid sequence MFWKDSSGWKDSSGREQNGVGPFGQVRVLVVGDSGVGKSSLVHLILKGSSIARPAQTVGCAVGIKVGGSSNNISNDAERNFFVELWDVSGHERYKACRSIFYTQINGVIFVYDLSQRKTKTNLNKWAVEVAETGTFSAPLGSGGPGGLPVPYLVIANKVDTVPRDGTRVRSGSIVDVARQWIEKQGLLPCSEELPLTESFPGNSGLVSAAKEARYDKEAVIKFFRMLIRRRYFSNEPATPSPWSLTPREDTVLPVATLKDDNFQRKSYSGEEFTINGVSPLPAQWNLTPPPTLDPQLPVSSSDNYRYHRFSSPSLAEMSNNRTSREHIDV is encoded by the exons ATGTTCTGGAAGGACAGCAGTGGCTGGAAGGACAGCAGTGGGCGGGAGCAGAACGGTGTAGGGCCGTTCGGCCAGGTGcgcgtcctcgtcgtcggcgacTCAG GTGTAGGGAAATCTTCACTGGTGCATCTTATTTTGAAAGGTTCTTCTATTGCTCGACCAGCCCAAACAGTAGGATGTGCGGTTGGCATTAAAGTAG GGGGGTCTTCTAATAACATCAGCAATGATGCTGAAAGGAACTTCTTTGTTGAGCTTTGGGATGTCTCAGGACATGAACGCTACAAAGCTTGTCGTTCGATTTTCTATACGCAAATTAACG GTGTCATATTTGTCTATGACCTCTCCCAGAGGAAGACCaaaacaaatttgaataaaTGGGCTGTTGAGGTTGCGGAAACTGGCACCTTTTCAGCTCCACTTGGATCTGGTGGACCAGGAGGACTTCCAGTACCTTACCTTGTAATTGCTAATAAAGTGGATACTGTTCCAAGAGATGGCACGAGAGTTAGAAGCGGAAGTATTGTTGATGTTGCTCGTCAATGGATCGAAAAGCAGGGTCTTCTTCCTTGTAGTGAAGAACTTCCTCTCACAGAGAGCTTTCCTGGGAACTCTGGTCTTGTCTCG GCTGCCAAAGAAGCAAGATACGACAAAGAAGCTGTGATCAAGTTTTTCCGCATG TTGATCAGGAGAAGATACTTTTCGAATGAGCCTGCCACCCCAAGTCCCTGGTCTCTTACTCCAAGGGAAGATACCGTCCTTCCTGTAGCGACTCTCAAAGATGATAACTTTCAAAGGAAAAG CTACAGCGGCGAGGAATTTACAATCAATGGAGTATCACCACTGCCAGCACAGTGGAACCTcacaccgccaccaacccTTGATCCACAGCTGCCAGTGTCTTCTTCAGATAACTACAGATATCACAGATTCTCCTCCCCTTCGCTTGCTGAGATGAGCAACAATAGAACAAGCCGTGAACATATTGATGTATAA
- the LOC100841071 gene encoding subtilisin-like protease SBT1.6: MATRRRLLLFLLLVLTATTLLSQTAGATDADDGGRQAKKTYIFRVDHRAKPSVFPTHAHWYSSAAFASGADADGPLLEPLHVYDTVFHGFSASVSAPRADALRRHPAVLAAFEDRVRPLHTTRSPQFMGLRARLGLWSLADYGSDVIVGVLDTGVWPERRSLSDRNLPPVPARWRGGCDAGAAFPASSCNRKLVGARFFSQGHAAHYGDTAAVASNGSVEYMSPRDADGHGTHTATTAAGSVSYAASMEGYAPGVAKGVAPKARVAAYKVCWKGAGCLDSDILAGFDRAVADGVDVISVSIGGGNGATSPFYIDPIAIGAYGAVSRGVFVATSAGNEGPAAMSVTNLAPWLATVGAGTIDRSFPAEIVLGDGRRMAGVSLYSGKPLANNTMLSLYYPGRSGGLSASLCMENSIEPSLVAGKIVICDRGSSPRVAKGMVVKEAGGAAMVLANGEANGEGLVGDAHVLPACSVGESEGDTLKAYAANTTNPTATIVFRGTIVGVKPAPLVASFSARGPNGLVPEILKPDFIAPGVNILAAWTGATGPTGLESDPRRTEFNILSGTSMACPHASGAAALLRSAHPGWSPAAIRSALMTTAIVTDNRGGAVSDEAEHGRAATPFDYGAGHITLSKALDPGLVYDIGDEDYVVFMCSIGYEANAIEVITHKPVSCPAATNRKLSGSDLNYPSISVVFHGSNQSRTVIRTATNVGAEASATYKARVEMSGAAASSGVSVAVKPEKLVFSPAVKKQSFAVTVEAPAGPAAAPVYGHLVWSDGRGHDVRSPIVVTWLQPM; the protein is encoded by the coding sequence ATGGccactcgccgccgcctcctgctcttcctcctcctcgtgctTACCGCGACGACGCTACTGTCCCAAACCGCCGGCGCGACCGACGCCGACGATGGCGGCCGCCAAGCGAAGAAAACGTACATCTTCCGCGTCGACCACCGCGCCAAGCCGTCCGTGTTCCCGACCCACGCGCACTGGTACTCCTCCGCCGCTTTCGCCTCGGGCGCCGATGCCGACGGGCCCCTCCTCGAGCCTCTCCACGTCTACGACACCGTCTTCCACGGCTTCTCCGCGTCGGTCTCCGCTCCCCGCGCCGACGCGCTGCGCCGCCACCCGGCCGTGCTCGCCGCGTTCGAGGACCGGGTCCGCCCGCTGCACACCACCAGGTCGCCGCAGTTCATGGGCCTCCGCGCGCGCCTCGGGCTGTGGTCTCTCGCCGACTACGGCTCCGACGTCATCGTCGGGGTGCTAGACACCGGCGTGTGGCCCGAGCGCCGCAGCCTCTCTGACAGGAACCTCCCGCCGGTCCCCGCCAGATGGCGTGGCGGCTGCGACGCGGGCGCCGCTTTCCCGGCGTCGTCTTGCAACAGGAAGCTGGTCGGCGCGCGGTTCTTCTCGCAGGGCCACGCCGCGCACTACGGCGATaccgcggcggtggcgtccAACGGCTCCGTGGAGTACATGTCGCCGCGCGACGCCGACGGGCACGGGACGCACACGGCCACCACGGCGGCAGGCAGCGTGTCCTACGCGGCGAGCATGGAGGGGTACGCGCCCGGCGTCGCCAAGGGCGTCGCGCCCAAGGCAAGGGTGGCCGCGTACAAGGTGTGCTGGAAGGGCGCCGGCTGCCTCGACTCCGACATCCTCGCCGGCTTCGACCGCGCCGTCGCGGACGGCGTGGACGTCATCTCCGTCTccatcggcggcggcaatggcgccACGTCGCCCTTCTACATCGACCCGATCGCGATCGGCGCGTACGGCGCCGTCTCGCGGGGAGTCTTCGTGGCCACCTCCGCCGGGAACGAAGGGCCCGCCGCCATGTCGGTGACCAACCTCGCGCCGTGGCTCGCCACCGTGGGCGCCGGCACGATCGACCGCAGCTTCCCCGCCGAAATCGTGCTCGGCGACGGGAGGCGTATGGCGGGAGTGTCCCTCTACTCCGGCAAGCCCCTGGCCAACAACACCATGCTGTCTCTGTACTACCCCGGGCGTTCAGGTGGGCTGTCCGCTTCGCTGTGCATGGAGAATTCCATCGAGCCGTCGCTTGTGGCAGGGAAGATCGTCATCTGCGACCGCGGCAGCAGCCCGCGCGTGGCCAAGGGGATGGTCGTGAAGGAAGCTGGTGGCGCAGCAATGGTTCTCGCCAACGGAGAGGCCAACGGCGAAGGTCTAGTAGGCGACGCTCATGTCCTCCCGGCTTGCTCGGTGGGCGAGAGCGAGGGCGACACGCTCAAGGCATATGCTGCCAACACCACCAATCCGACTGCGACAATTGTCTTCAGGGGCACTATCGTCGGCGTCAAGCCGGCTCCGTTGGTGGCCTCCTTCTCTGCCCGCGGGCCCAACGGACTCGTCCCGGAGATCCTCAAGCCGGACTTCATCGCCCCTGGAGTCAACATCCTCGCGGCCTGGACGGGTGCCACTGGTCCTACGGGCCTGGAATCCGACCCCCGGCGGACAGAGTTCAACATCCTGTCGGGCACGTCCATGGCGTGCCCGCacgccagcggcgccgccgcgctgctccgGTCCGCGCACCCCGGGTGGTCGCCGGCAGCGATCCGCTCCGCGTTGATGACCACGGCAATCGTCACCGACAACCGTGGCGGCGCGGTGAGCGACGAGGCCGAGCACGGGCGCGCCGCGACGCCGTTCGACTACGGCGCGGGGCACATCACTTTGAGCAAGGCCCTAGACCCGGGCTTGGTCTACGACATCGGGGACGAAGACTACGTGGTGTTCATGTGCAGCATTGGCTACGAGGCCAACGCGATCGAGGTGATCACTCACAAGCCGGTGTCCTGCCCCGCGGCGACGAACAGGAAGCTCTCGGGCTCCGACCTGAACTACCCGTCGATCTCCGTGGTGTTCCACGGCAGCAACCAGTCCAGGACGGTGATCCGCACGGCGACCAACGTCGGCGCCGAGGCATCCGCGACGTACAAGGCGCGCGTGGAGAtgtccggcgcggcggcgagcagcggcgTGTCCGTGGCAGTGAAGCCGGAGAAGCTCGTCTTCTCCCCGGCCGTGAAGAAGCAGAGCTTCGCGGTGACCGTGGAGGCGCCGGCCGgtcccgccgcggcgccggtgTACGGGCACCTCGTCTGGTCAGACGGCCGCGGGCACGACGTCCGGAGCCCCATCGTGGTGACGTGGCTGCAGCCTATGTGA
- the LOC100843703 gene encoding actin-depolymerizing factor 5 has product MAMAYKMATEGMNIKEECKRWFTEMKWKKVHRFVVYKIDERTRAVMVDKVGGPGEGYDELVAALPTDDCRYAVFDFDFVSVDNCQKSKIFFIAWSPAASRIRAKILYATSKQGLRRVLDGVHYEVQATDPSEMGFDVIRGRAQ; this is encoded by the exons ATGGCAATGGCTTACAAGATG GCGACGGAGGGGATGAACATCAAGGAGGAGTGCAAGCGGTGGTTCACGGAGATGAAGTGGAAGAAGGTGCACCGCTTCGTGGTCTACAAGATCGACGAGCGGACCCGCGCCGTCATGGTGGACAAGGTGGGCGGCCCCGGCGAGGGCTACGACGAGCTCGTCGCCGCGCTGCCCACCGACGACTGCCGCTACGCCGTCTTTGACTTCGACTTCGTCTCCGTCGACAACTGCCAGAAGAGCAAGATCTTCTTCATCGCCTG GTCACCGGCGGCATCGAGGATAAGAGCCAAGATTCTGTACGCGACGTCTAAGCAAGGGCTGAGGCGGGTGCTGGACGGGGTCCACTACGAGGTGCAGGCCACGGACCCCTCCGAGATGGGCTTCGATGTCATCAGAGGCCGCGCGCAATGA
- the LOC100845228 gene encoding small GTPase LIP1 isoform X1, whose translation MFWKDSSGWKDSSGREQNGVGPFGQVRVLVVGDSGVGKSSLVHLILKGSSIARPAQTVGCAVGIKHVTYGSAGGSSNNISNDAERNFFVELWDVSGHERYKACRSIFYTQINGVIFVYDLSQRKTKTNLNKWAVEVAETGTFSAPLGSGGPGGLPVPYLVIANKVDTVPRDGTRVRSGSIVDVARQWIEKQGLLPCSEELPLTESFPGNSGLVSAAKEARYDKEAVIKFFRMLIRRRYFSNEPATPSPWSLTPREDTVLPVATLKDDNFQRKSYSGEEFTINGVSPLPAQWNLTPPPTLDPQLPVSSSDNYRYHRFSSPSLAEMSNNRTSREHIDV comes from the exons ATGTTCTGGAAGGACAGCAGTGGCTGGAAGGACAGCAGTGGGCGGGAGCAGAACGGTGTAGGGCCGTTCGGCCAGGTGcgcgtcctcgtcgtcggcgacTCAG GTGTAGGGAAATCTTCACTGGTGCATCTTATTTTGAAAGGTTCTTCTATTGCTCGACCAGCCCAAACAGTAGGATGTGCGGTTGGCATTAAA CATGTTACTTATGGAAGTGCAGGGGGGTCTTCTAATAACATCAGCAATGATGCTGAAAGGAACTTCTTTGTTGAGCTTTGGGATGTCTCAGGACATGAACGCTACAAAGCTTGTCGTTCGATTTTCTATACGCAAATTAACG GTGTCATATTTGTCTATGACCTCTCCCAGAGGAAGACCaaaacaaatttgaataaaTGGGCTGTTGAGGTTGCGGAAACTGGCACCTTTTCAGCTCCACTTGGATCTGGTGGACCAGGAGGACTTCCAGTACCTTACCTTGTAATTGCTAATAAAGTGGATACTGTTCCAAGAGATGGCACGAGAGTTAGAAGCGGAAGTATTGTTGATGTTGCTCGTCAATGGATCGAAAAGCAGGGTCTTCTTCCTTGTAGTGAAGAACTTCCTCTCACAGAGAGCTTTCCTGGGAACTCTGGTCTTGTCTCG GCTGCCAAAGAAGCAAGATACGACAAAGAAGCTGTGATCAAGTTTTTCCGCATG TTGATCAGGAGAAGATACTTTTCGAATGAGCCTGCCACCCCAAGTCCCTGGTCTCTTACTCCAAGGGAAGATACCGTCCTTCCTGTAGCGACTCTCAAAGATGATAACTTTCAAAGGAAAAG CTACAGCGGCGAGGAATTTACAATCAATGGAGTATCACCACTGCCAGCACAGTGGAACCTcacaccgccaccaacccTTGATCCACAGCTGCCAGTGTCTTCTTCAGATAACTACAGATATCACAGATTCTCCTCCCCTTCGCTTGCTGAGATGAGCAACAATAGAACAAGCCGTGAACATATTGATGTATAA
- the LOC100820871 gene encoding cell cycle checkpoint protein RAD17 isoform X1 produces MGKRPPLVVLSSSDDDDGGGRCTGSRAPSARRTRTPAPPPPAAKQAPSSSRKKLRRGSSGGRGRRGASDPAPSGSLKAEFDMLSEDFTECLNDLGTSGSMHQTKELWVDKYRPHSLAELAVHKKKVEDVKKWLEEKLMAPKGTHGGWSLVLTGQAGVGKSATVKAIAAEIGADMCEWTTPVPTLWAEHMHASSGLQYVSKLEEFENFVEKIRKFSLLFPTTIGSQRKLIIALIDDIPVTSGNASLARLGKCLTSLIQSTQIPTVISLTHYHKSEANDTAMWNSEELESLLQRAGAHKIVFNPVTISSIKKILFRICKQESSSTTEELVHEIATSCGGDIRHAIMSLQYYCLNPRRLNSALATSATLLESTGFGALAQGQDCYSRSSSMPSPCGRDETLTLFHALGKFLHNKRESHGDVNIDLDSFPLKEKLRRNPLKMDVPEMILSQAHGKVRTVADFLHENALDFIDDDAVDDAWVVMSYLSEADCLLAGSPITSARWTVNESNESGSMSQLIAASVAARGVLFGNAHASLSRWHTIRSPKVWQIERTFRSTKDQILNERFDCSSTPGSRNFSEIVNDFRPFERWICPRSYMPRNVSVHHDVDGNNSEEDVIEDC; encoded by the exons ATggggaagcggccgccgctggTCGTCCTCTCTTCTTCCGACGATGATGACGGCGGGGGTCGCTGTACGGGTAGCCGCGCCCCTTCGGCCCGCAGGACAAGGactcctgcgccgccgccgccggcggctaAGCAAGCACCCAGCAGCTCGAGGAAGAAGCTGCGCCGCGGGAGCAGCGGTGGAAGGGGGCGCCGTGGTGCTTCGGACCCCGCGCCGTCCGGCTCCCTGAAG GCTGAATTTGATATGCTCTCTGAAGATTTCACTGAATGTCTGAATGACTTGGGCACGTCAG GGTCTATGCATCAAACGAAAGAGCTATGGGTTGACAAGTACAGACCACACTCACTGGCAGAGCTTGCTGTTCACAAAAAGAAG GTTGAAGATGTAAAGAAATGGTTGGAAGAAAAGCTGATGGCACCGAAG GGAACACATGGAGGATGGAGTCTTGTCCTTACTGGCCAAGCTGGTGTTGGAAAATCT GCAACTGTCAAAGCGATCGCCGCTGAGATAGGAGCCGACATGTGTGAGTGGACAACCCCGGTACCAACGCTATGGGCTGAGCACATGCATGCTAGTTCTG GACTTCAGTATGTATCCAAGTTGGAGGAATTTGAGAACTTTGTTGAGAAGATAAGGAAATTTTCGTTACTTTTTCCGACAACCATCGGATCCCAAAGAAAGCTCATTATTGCTCTGATTGATGACATCCCTGTAACAAGTGGAAATGCTTCTTTAGCAAGATTGGGTAAATGTTTAACAAGCCTAATTCAAAGTACTCAAATACCAACTGTCATTTCACTTACTCACTATCACAAAAGTGAGGCTAATGATACTGCAATGTGGAACTCTGAGGAACTTGAGTCCTTACTTCAACGTGCCGGTGCTCACAAG ATTGTCTTCAATCCGGTAACCATAAGTTCTATCAAGAAAATTCTTTTTAGAATTTGCAAACAAGAAAGTTCTAGCACAACTGAAGAGTTAGTGCATGAAATTGCTACATCTTGTGGAGGTGATATCAGACATGCGATAATGTCTCTTCAATACTATTGTCTTAATCCAAGAAGGCTAAATTCTGCACTGGCAACAAGTGCTACTCTGTTGGAATCAACGGGTTTTGGTGCTCTGGCTCAAGGGCAGGACTGTTACAGTCGCAGCTCGTCAATGCCCTCTCCATGTGGAAGAGATGAGACCCTTACATTATTCCATGCATTAGGGAAGTTTTTGCACAATAAAAGGGAATCACATGGTGATGTCAATATCG ATCTGGACTCGTTTCCTCTCAAAGAAAAGCTAAGAAGAAATCCACTAAAAATGGACGTTCCAGAGATGATTCTTTCTCAAGCACACGGAAAAGTACGGACTGTTGCTGACTTTCTACATGAAAACG CTCTTGATTTCAttgatgatgatgctgttgATGATGCATGGGTTGTTATGTCATATTTGAGTGAAGCAGACTGCCTTCTTGCTGGTAGTCCAATCACATCAGCTCGTTGGACTGTAAATGAATCAAACGAGTCAGGAAGCATGTCACAACTTATTGCTGCATCTGTTGCAGCACGAGGTGTACTTTTTGGGAATGCACATGCATCACTCTCAAG ATGGCATACAATCCGCAGCCCGAAGGTTTGGCAAATTGAGCGTACATTTCGATCCACAAAG GATCAGATTCTTAATGAAAGATTTGATTGTTCAAGTACGCCTGGCTCTCGCAACTTCTCCGAGATAGTCAATGATTTTAGGCCTTTTGAGAGGTGGATCTGCCCTCGCAGTTATATGCCTAGAAACGTTTCCGTGCACCACGATGTGGATGGAAATAACTCCGAAGAAGATGTGATAGAAGATTGCTAA
- the LOC100821044 gene encoding amyloid beta A4 precursor protein-binding family B member 1-interacting protein yields MENVLLDRSSGSFESFPRRDVAYYGAGCHPGPGARPRGAYGYMPTYCPQYHHFQKGGAWSSAPPRARATRPQIYSSPSLPLLPSNQPPLLPLPPTAPQYVPYPPPPTPPRGVMIRPAAMTAANVVPAPASRQGQGDRRRRRPARPPPEQARAQKKTRPLERAAPLPPAPAVAEALDDLEREVARTFVQDLLHALAPPPSSLPLPTFSLVGKAASSPPRGKLVGPAAAAAPFCNAEVANADGLRRLLRL; encoded by the coding sequence ATGGAAAACGTTCTGCTGGATCGATCTTCCGGGAGCTTCGAGTCGTTCCCGAGGAGGGACGTCGCATACTACGGCGCCGGTTGCCATCCGGGACCCGGAGCGAGACCGCGCGGCGCCTACGGCTACATGCCTACGTACTGCCCGCAGTACCACCACTTCCAGAAAGGCGGCGCGTGGAGCTCGGCGCCTCCACGcgcgagggcgacgaggccTCAGATATACTCGTCGCCGTCCCTCCCTCTCCTGCCTTCCAACCAGCCGCCGCTCCTGCCTCTCCCACCCACCGCCCCCCAGTACGTCCCCTACCCACCGCCTCCAACGCCGCCGCGTGGCGTCATGATCAGGCCGGCAGCGATGACGGCGGCAAACGTCGTCCCGGCACCGGCCTCGCGGCAGGGCCAGGGggacaggaggaggaggaggccggctaGGCCGCCGCCAGAGCAGGCGAGGGCGCagaagaagacgaggccgctggagcgggcggcgccgctgccgccggcgccggcggtggccgagGCGCTGGACGACCTCGAGCGCGAGGTGGCCCGGACCTTCGTCCAGGACCTGCTGCACgcgctggcgccgccgcccagcagcctgCCGCTGCCGACCTTCTCCCTCGTCGGCAAAGCAGCGTCGTCGCCCCCGCGCGGCAAGCTGGTGGggccggcagccgccgccgccccgttCTGCAACGCGGAGGTGGCCAACGCCgacggcctccgccgcctcctccgcctctag